A genomic stretch from Sulfobacillus thermosulfidooxidans includes:
- a CDS encoding ATP-binding protein translates to MMEPSLTVASPMSPSSLLGRHEEWALLNTLTDFSHPKRPIVYLFGPSGSGKSHVAEQFFEYQRHCGKRALYSQARLIGQNEQDITRYVQQVFEFEPADKKCEWSQLAFKARDLIWIIDDYDEWRRHQLWFWPVLTDMRHLGACIVLTGKEAPQRLWAGQSEHVLETLPLADFDKETMLEICRQFELHDPDLVSEAMAISRGRPRLLYAMAQGIKLVKDMLPPESHLNANLFHTQLPMFLIEQVCHPGSRRMRWRAGQGSHQSFDLLMAAASLTPIFTRELLNQLIGHNAVNESWDEFTNSPFLDVFQGGYFGLYKGLRQRIRHATQQARPWIWEQWTRKTAHYFINLVETTENSFPFVWEQLVGLIRWKLGHSAFEVDTWQEQEWQIIHESDLNTQENTESFSVIDEQKRRLGTLTFFRSHPEPKLVITGIVSHDNNMAVPFMLFSHVIKHSVQYPKIVWALTPQHPMTSSFHALLHYLGFIDHADGSQILDYSQGSVIPWLQRILRSPQGEPLEDPVQTVQNALQVLSSDIALNETNLSRYWQSIAHKGTLRTWFLDALSSADLGSNIGGRTLLVLYYLKKQGTHEELAEHLHLSRATYFRNHRTALEKLSAALFD, encoded by the coding sequence ATGATGGAGCCGTCTTTAACCGTGGCATCCCCCATGTCACCTAGTTCCCTGTTAGGTCGCCATGAAGAGTGGGCCCTTCTCAATACGCTGACGGATTTCTCGCATCCCAAACGTCCTATCGTATATCTCTTTGGACCTTCCGGATCCGGCAAATCTCATGTTGCTGAACAATTCTTTGAATATCAAAGACATTGTGGGAAGCGTGCATTATATTCCCAGGCGCGTTTAATCGGCCAAAATGAACAAGATATCACCCGCTACGTACAACAAGTATTTGAATTTGAACCCGCCGACAAGAAATGCGAATGGTCGCAATTGGCCTTTAAAGCACGAGACTTGATTTGGATTATTGATGACTATGATGAATGGCGCCGTCATCAATTATGGTTTTGGCCCGTGTTAACCGATATGCGTCATTTGGGCGCCTGCATTGTCTTAACAGGCAAAGAGGCTCCCCAAAGACTTTGGGCCGGTCAATCGGAGCATGTGCTCGAAACTCTCCCGTTAGCAGACTTTGATAAAGAAACCATGTTGGAGATTTGTCGCCAATTTGAATTGCATGATCCGGATCTCGTATCCGAAGCCATGGCCATTTCGCGGGGACGCCCTCGCCTCTTATATGCTATGGCCCAAGGCATTAAATTAGTCAAAGACATGCTTCCTCCGGAAAGTCACTTAAATGCTAACCTTTTCCACACCCAGCTGCCCATGTTTCTGATCGAACAGGTGTGTCACCCGGGCTCGCGTCGCATGAGATGGCGAGCTGGGCAAGGCAGCCATCAGTCCTTTGATCTTCTCATGGCTGCCGCATCTTTGACACCCATTTTTACCCGTGAGTTACTAAATCAGTTAATTGGGCACAACGCGGTTAATGAATCATGGGATGAGTTCACAAACTCCCCGTTTTTGGATGTCTTTCAAGGCGGATATTTTGGCTTATATAAAGGGCTGCGCCAACGAATTCGTCACGCCACACAACAAGCGCGTCCTTGGATTTGGGAACAATGGACACGGAAAACGGCACACTATTTCATCAATCTTGTCGAAACCACAGAAAATTCCTTTCCCTTCGTTTGGGAACAACTCGTTGGTCTTATTCGCTGGAAACTGGGCCATTCAGCCTTCGAAGTGGACACCTGGCAAGAACAGGAATGGCAGATTATCCATGAGTCAGACTTAAACACGCAGGAAAATACGGAATCCTTTTCCGTCATTGATGAGCAAAAAAGACGTTTAGGAACCCTTACATTTTTCCGCAGTCATCCGGAGCCTAAGCTCGTTATCACGGGCATCGTCAGCCATGACAATAACATGGCGGTCCCGTTCATGTTGTTTAGTCACGTGATTAAACATTCGGTGCAGTATCCTAAAATAGTATGGGCGTTAACACCGCAACATCCCATGACCTCATCTTTTCACGCACTTTTGCACTATCTTGGTTTTATCGACCACGCAGATGGATCGCAGATTCTCGACTACAGTCAAGGGAGTGTCATCCCGTGGTTGCAAAGAATTCTACGTTCACCTCAAGGAGAGCCTCTCGAAGATCCGGTGCAAACTGTTCAAAATGCCTTGCAAGTTTTGTCTTCAGATATAGCATTAAATGAAACCAATCTCTCGCGCTATTGGCAAAGCATTGCTCACAAAGGAACGTTACGGACCTGGTTTCTTGACGCCCTGTCTTCCGCCGACTTGGGCTCTAATATTGGCGGACGCACTTTGTTAGTGCTGTATTACTTAAAGAAACAGGGCACTCACGAAGAACTCGCTGAACATCTACACTTGTCACGCGCCACGTATTTTCGTAATCACCGCACCGCTTTAGAAAAATTGTCGGCTGCTTTGTTCGATTAG
- a CDS encoding LuxR C-terminal-related transcriptional regulator, whose translation MGKRRKRGTRDILLDNQERTLLRLLSEGYDFDAISKTMNLSPTRISWYWQDIFRKMSEVERMTFVGGSPSVVPQSGDRPTILPRTIGERQIRRAIQRLHHRVQGAWSCLYIIDMSARMPDHQQCGEHALSPFSDVDLIAYLRHDDLVIQWVPHEWVIFLPWVTVKKIHDVLSRIRGVVSPCAIGWGSGDTQSTAEEVLGQARERALADLTDRTLGQYLKPPPSPLS comes from the coding sequence ATGGGGAAACGCCGGAAAAGAGGCACTAGAGATATATTGTTGGACAACCAAGAGCGAACGCTACTGCGGTTGCTGAGCGAGGGATATGATTTTGACGCCATTTCGAAGACAATGAATCTGTCTCCGACAAGGATTTCCTGGTATTGGCAAGACATCTTTCGGAAAATGTCAGAAGTCGAGCGTATGACTTTTGTTGGAGGGTCACCTTCTGTGGTGCCGCAGAGTGGTGATCGCCCTACGATATTGCCGCGTACCATCGGGGAACGTCAGATTCGCCGAGCTATTCAAAGATTACACCATCGCGTCCAAGGTGCCTGGTCCTGTTTATATATTATTGATATGTCTGCCCGAATGCCAGACCACCAACAATGCGGGGAACATGCGCTTAGCCCATTCTCTGATGTGGATTTGATAGCGTATTTGCGGCATGATGATTTGGTCATCCAATGGGTTCCCCATGAATGGGTAATTTTCTTGCCTTGGGTTACGGTAAAAAAAATTCATGATGTTCTTTCTCGGATACGGGGGGTGGTTAGCCCTTGTGCCATTGGATGGGGATCGGGCGATACCCAATCCACGGCGGAGGAAGTCCTCGGGCAAGCGCGAGAGCGGGCGTTGGCCGATTTGACGGATCGAACCTTGGGGCAATATTTAAAGCCACCCCCTTCCCCCTTAAGCTAA
- a CDS encoding archaeosortase/exosortase family protein: protein MLWTLWVIVSIFPLLAYASPLWQNVLADTPIADLIWIPILALGWATWSILTGDFNRPDDSELNGILGLTLAVVVGLSLVLGPVRWPTFFVFNHGGLLLWPLWILAMTWIFWGIEATRKVFAPLLYLVLVWPPIFEAIANNTQTALVKWAIAVLNDLSHHVSWLHAAQIAGTFGVNYHGQNILVVVAEACSGADSLLGAAIVIPVIWFMLQGGNGKKTVLSSVALFGALILNWIRLAVIVLCVHILGPSVTFHYIHPVLGFILFGLLAVMLVILLKPLKLHMPTIQMSSTVRFAGWGRISGAVLVSAVLFFFLRPLFNLAQGTFGNPSPVKRYRVATFLPSLPQFQKSPAYYANESSVLGPDSATQADLYVMPHSGKETLVEMWSTANASRLATYGFHACLLYHGDNIVASQSFQLVHGVVATAYAVSLPPSTVGGQRSTYVDIEWSDAVKTSQGIRYQRWSIASFPASTPNPTNLHLPNHLEPLTAIEAMTAPGTHGLWPLATLHTKTVLIALADEMFHASLRNHE, encoded by the coding sequence ATGCTGTGGACTTTGTGGGTCATCGTTTCCATCTTTCCTCTATTGGCCTACGCCTCTCCTTTATGGCAGAATGTCTTGGCGGATACTCCCATCGCGGATTTAATTTGGATCCCTATTTTGGCTCTAGGCTGGGCGACTTGGAGTATTTTGACCGGGGATTTCAACCGCCCTGATGATAGTGAATTAAATGGTATTTTAGGACTCACTTTAGCCGTTGTTGTCGGGTTATCCCTAGTCTTAGGCCCCGTCCGTTGGCCCACATTCTTTGTGTTTAATCACGGCGGCCTGTTGTTGTGGCCTTTATGGATATTGGCGATGACCTGGATATTTTGGGGGATTGAAGCGACGCGCAAGGTTTTTGCCCCTTTACTCTATCTGGTATTAGTGTGGCCGCCGATTTTTGAAGCCATAGCCAATAACACGCAAACCGCTCTGGTCAAATGGGCCATTGCCGTATTAAATGATTTGTCCCATCACGTATCCTGGTTACATGCCGCTCAAATTGCGGGAACTTTTGGGGTCAATTACCATGGTCAAAATATTTTGGTAGTGGTGGCTGAGGCTTGCAGCGGCGCTGATAGCCTCTTAGGGGCTGCTATAGTGATTCCCGTGATTTGGTTTATGTTACAAGGCGGGAATGGAAAAAAAACCGTGCTGAGTAGTGTTGCCTTATTCGGTGCCTTAATCCTCAACTGGATAAGACTTGCCGTCATCGTTCTTTGTGTTCATATTCTTGGGCCATCTGTCACCTTTCATTATATCCATCCCGTTCTGGGATTCATCTTGTTTGGGTTGTTGGCCGTTATGTTAGTAATCCTTTTAAAACCCCTCAAACTCCACATGCCCACAATTCAGATGTCCTCGACGGTAAGATTTGCCGGTTGGGGACGAATTAGTGGGGCCGTGCTTGTTTCTGCCGTACTTTTCTTCTTTCTCCGTCCCTTATTTAACCTGGCCCAAGGAACGTTTGGCAATCCCAGTCCCGTTAAACGGTACCGGGTTGCAACATTCCTGCCTTCGTTGCCTCAATTTCAAAAGAGTCCCGCATATTATGCTAATGAATCCTCTGTATTGGGTCCCGATTCTGCAACCCAGGCGGATCTTTACGTCATGCCCCATTCTGGAAAAGAAACACTCGTCGAAATGTGGAGCACGGCTAACGCGTCCCGACTGGCGACCTACGGATTTCATGCCTGCTTACTATATCACGGCGATAATATCGTAGCATCCCAGTCATTTCAACTGGTCCATGGGGTGGTGGCCACTGCTTATGCTGTTAGCCTTCCCCCAAGTACGGTCGGCGGACAGCGATCGACATATGTTGATATCGAGTGGAGCGACGCAGTGAAAACATCTCAAGGGATTCGCTATCAAAGATGGTCGATTGCCTCGTTTCCCGCTTCTACGCCTAACCCTACCAATCTTCATCTACCCAATCATCTTGAACCCTTGACGGCGATCGAAGCAATGACAGCGCCAGGCACGCACGGTCTTTGGCCGTTGGCTACCTTGCATACCAAGACGGTCCTAATCGCATTGGCTGACGAAATGTTCCATGCCAGTTTGAGAAACCATGAATAA
- the gnd gene encoding phosphogluconate dehydrogenase (NAD(+)-dependent, decarboxylating) codes for MKIGMLGLGRMGSNMAQRLLRHGHEVVVWNRTSDKVRELEKLGAIGAESIPDLIKELPHPRVVWMMVPAGEATETLFETLIPYLSRHDIVIDGGNANFRDSIRRGQRAEELGIEFIDAGTSGGIWGLANGYAIMAGGSDTAIDHVRPIMESLAPEDGFLHVGPIGAGHFVKMVHNGIEYGLLQAYGEGFEIMKKGPFELDFAAISHMWNHGSVVRSWLLELVENVFKTNPDLKGIRGYVEDSGEGRWTVEEAIKESVPAPVITLSLMARFASRQEESYSAQVIAALRNAFGGHNIKHDPS; via the coding sequence ATGAAGATCGGAATGCTGGGATTAGGACGAATGGGTTCCAATATGGCCCAGCGCCTTTTACGCCATGGACATGAAGTGGTGGTATGGAATCGTACGTCTGACAAAGTGCGCGAATTGGAGAAACTGGGGGCAATAGGGGCTGAGTCAATTCCGGATCTGATTAAAGAATTGCCACACCCGCGGGTGGTCTGGATGATGGTACCAGCCGGAGAAGCCACGGAAACGTTGTTTGAAACCTTGATACCCTATCTGTCTCGGCACGATATTGTGATTGATGGGGGTAATGCGAACTTTCGCGATTCAATCCGGCGGGGACAGCGGGCCGAGGAACTTGGTATCGAATTTATTGACGCGGGAACTAGTGGGGGCATTTGGGGCTTAGCCAACGGCTATGCCATTATGGCCGGCGGAAGTGACACAGCGATTGACCATGTTCGTCCTATTATGGAGAGTTTAGCTCCAGAGGATGGATTTTTGCATGTGGGTCCAATCGGTGCCGGACATTTCGTCAAAATGGTGCATAACGGGATTGAATATGGGCTTTTACAAGCCTATGGCGAAGGCTTCGAGATTATGAAAAAAGGTCCTTTTGAGTTAGATTTTGCCGCCATTAGTCATATGTGGAATCACGGAAGTGTGGTACGCTCGTGGTTATTGGAACTCGTAGAAAATGTATTTAAAACAAATCCTGACCTCAAAGGCATCCGCGGATACGTGGAAGACTCGGGAGAAGGACGCTGGACCGTGGAAGAGGCTATCAAGGAATCGGTGCCTGCGCCTGTTATTACCTTGTCGTTAATGGCCCGTTTTGCGTCACGGCAAGAAGAGTCCTATAGTGCACAAGTTATTGCCGCCCTGCGCAATGCTTTTGGAGGCCACAATATCAAACACGATCCTTCCTAA